One stretch of Anolis carolinensis isolate JA03-04 chromosome 3, rAnoCar3.1.pri, whole genome shotgun sequence DNA includes these proteins:
- the LOC134297789 gene encoding uncharacterized protein LOC134297789 has product MFMFPTVKVPGDTTKSLVCSFRSGCGELTLSQENGHHPAVAVRCNMQVEDEELLGAGGGRSERATPETDAEFHQLAALASSTAYAQPNGVTQRRGVVRGDSTGGEEGSPSPGPQKMVVLEERMSAMETTLAVMSRAMERLAVLAEPERGRELRASSMWDVSMGSSQGFADLPAPKGREMRKEPGARPKIQTSLTRVEESDDEGEKPPRIPATLPTETLVPLANAGRGTGQREAAAGPTGPRGGLRRAEDWGLPPQGPLPRREELRIEFGGESSELDFFLTTVRGYMEDNAHTFRTESSRVRAIGAVLKRGAASWYVQLHARRDPCLGSLRRFMGALETRFRDPLEQIRAREELKTVSQGQRSVSEYAEEFQCLAEKVPEWSAVTKIELFKEGLRREILSWAVHRDEPDTLRGWIQLAGRVETSLAQARRHRGGLQQRPQMKEGSRKEGSTPAGRRTEPTGNVSTSRRGCFVCGRLGHRAAECWQRKGEGGGPPKPRAVAGKRAEEEPPMRHHSGGLDEGEEDAMSEPCY; this is encoded by the coding sequence atgttcatgtttcctacagtaaaagttcctggtgataccacaaagagtctcgtgtgttcattcaggagcggctgtggtgagctgacactaagccaagaaaacggacaccatcccgctgtagcggtgaggtgtaacatgcaagtggaggatgaagagctcttgggcgccggaggaggaaggtcggaaagggccactcccgagacggacgctgagttccaccagctggcggccctggcgtcatccaccgcttatgcccagccaaatggggtaacccagaggcgcggagtggtgcggggagatagcaccggaggagaggaaggttcaccttccccaggcccgcaaaagatggtggttctggaggagaggatgtcggcgatggagaccaccctggcagtgatgtcgagggcgatggagcgcctggcggttttggcggagccggagcgaggaagggaactccgggctagctcaatgtgggacgtgagcatgggaagcagccagggctttgcagacctcccagcaccgaagggaagggaaatgcgaaaggagcccggtgcccggcccaagatccaaacgagcctgacgcgggtggaggagagtgacgacgaaggggaaaagcctccgagaatcccggctacgctcccaactgagaccctggtgcccctggcgaatgccgggcgtggcacaggacaaagggaagcagcagcggggcccactggcccgcgagggggcttgcgacgggcggaggattggggattgccaccacagggacccctaccgagacgagaggaactaaggatcgagtttgggggagaatcctctgaactggattttttcctgaccacggtgaggggctatatggaggacaatgcccacacttttagaacggaatccagccgggtacgggccattggtgcagtgttgaagaggggagcggccagctggtacgttcaactacacgcgcggcgcgacccatgtctggggtcactccgacgctttatgggggccctggagacccgtttccgagatccactggagcagatccgggcgagggaggagttgaagaccgtctcccaggggcagaggtcggtatctgagtatgcggaggagttccaatgcctcgccgaaaaggtgccggaatggtctgcagtaacaaagatagaactcttcaaagagggtctcaggcgggagatcctctcctgggcggtgcatcgtgatgagcctgacacactgcgcggatggattcagctggcggggcgcgtcgagacatcgctggcccaggcgaggaggcaccgaggagggctacagcagcggccgcagatgaaagaggggagccggaaggagggatcaaccccagccgggaggagaacggagccgacagggaacgtgagcaccagcaggaggggctgcttcgtgtgcggccgtttgggccacagggctgccgagtgctggcagagaaaaggggaaggcggaggcccgcccaaaccaagagccgtggcagggaaacgcgccgaggaagaaccaccgatgaggcaccactcgggggggttg